One genomic segment of Pandoraea sputorum includes these proteins:
- a CDS encoding ABC transporter permease translates to MSLNPSPNSAPTPALATEPVPVRRESPWQQGLRELLRSKSAVLGLVVLVVLIVAALTAPWISPQNPYDLGQLNVLDNRLPPGSENVDAHYTYWLGTDGQGRDLLSGIIYGLRISLGVGIGSALVAGILGTILGLIAAYAGGRVDAFIMRLVDLLLSFPSILVALMILAYVGKGIGNVVLTLVVLEWAYFARTARGQALVESRREYVEAARCQAIPNWRIVLGHILPNCLPPLIVVGSLQVARAITLEATLSFLGLGVPVTEPSLGLLIANGYQTMLSGDYWISLYPGLALLVTVVAINLVGDRLRDVFNPRLQK, encoded by the coding sequence ATGTCGCTCAATCCTTCCCCCAATAGCGCACCGACGCCAGCGCTCGCGACCGAACCGGTGCCCGTGCGTCGCGAATCGCCGTGGCAGCAAGGGCTGCGCGAACTGCTGCGTTCGAAGAGCGCTGTGCTCGGCCTCGTCGTGCTCGTGGTACTGATCGTCGCCGCGCTGACTGCACCGTGGATCTCCCCGCAAAATCCCTACGATCTGGGGCAGCTCAATGTGCTGGACAACCGGCTGCCGCCCGGCTCGGAAAACGTCGACGCGCACTACACCTACTGGCTCGGCACCGACGGCCAGGGACGCGACCTGCTCTCCGGCATCATCTACGGCCTGCGTATCAGTCTGGGCGTGGGCATCGGTTCCGCGCTCGTCGCCGGGATTCTCGGCACGATCCTCGGCCTGATCGCTGCCTATGCAGGCGGTCGCGTGGATGCATTCATCATGCGTCTGGTCGACCTGCTGCTGTCGTTCCCGTCGATTCTCGTCGCGCTGATGATCCTCGCCTACGTAGGCAAGGGCATCGGTAATGTGGTGCTCACACTCGTCGTTCTCGAATGGGCCTACTTCGCGCGAACCGCGCGCGGGCAGGCGCTGGTCGAGTCACGTCGCGAGTATGTCGAAGCCGCGCGTTGCCAGGCGATTCCGAACTGGCGCATCGTGCTCGGGCACATCCTGCCGAACTGCCTGCCGCCGCTGATCGTCGTCGGCTCGTTGCAAGTCGCGCGCGCCATCACGCTCGAAGCCACGCTGTCGTTCCTCGGCCTCGGTGTGCCGGTGACGGAGCCGTCGCTCGGCCTGCTCATCGCCAACGGCTATCAGACGATGCTCTCCGGCGACTACTGGATCAGCTTGTATCCGGGGCTGGCGTTGCTCGTCACGGTCGTCGCCATCAATCTCGTGGGCGACCGCCTGCGCGACGTGTTCAATCCAAGGTTGCAGAAATGA
- a CDS encoding ABC transporter ATP-binding protein — MPAPIVALRGVSKRFGERHVGPAGRLLQRAGLAHPPAVVRAVDNVDLIVKPGEVVGLVGESGCGKSTLGRMLAGLLKPSSGEVQIHGRPAEALSADEQRDARLKIQMIFQDPYASLNPRLRIDRIVGEGALVHGLTDRAGFDDYVSAQLQRAGLDPALRHRYPHQFSGGQRQRIGIARALAVNPDLLVCDEAVAALDVSIQAQILNLFMDLREQLRLTYVFISHDLGVVEHLSDRVVIMYLGRIVESAPVEEVFRRPNHPYTQALLAEIPRIDVRHKTFSAIRGEIPSPIAPPSGCHFHPRCPHAMPRCRTEVPTLRGVAINHVSACHLNDN; from the coding sequence CTGCCTGCGCCTATCGTGGCGCTGCGCGGGGTGAGCAAGCGTTTCGGCGAGCGTCACGTCGGCCCTGCCGGACGTCTGCTGCAGCGCGCCGGTCTCGCGCATCCGCCGGCCGTCGTGCGTGCGGTCGATAACGTCGATCTTATCGTCAAGCCCGGAGAAGTGGTCGGTCTCGTGGGTGAGTCGGGCTGCGGCAAGTCCACGCTCGGACGCATGCTCGCGGGTTTGCTCAAGCCGTCTTCCGGCGAAGTGCAGATTCACGGACGGCCCGCAGAGGCATTGTCGGCGGACGAGCAACGCGATGCGCGTCTGAAGATTCAGATGATCTTTCAGGATCCGTACGCGAGTCTGAACCCTCGACTGCGTATCGACCGCATCGTCGGCGAAGGCGCGCTCGTGCATGGGCTGACAGATCGTGCCGGTTTCGACGACTACGTGAGCGCACAGCTACAACGCGCCGGTCTCGATCCTGCGCTGCGTCACCGTTATCCGCACCAGTTCAGCGGCGGACAGCGTCAGCGTATCGGCATCGCCCGCGCGTTGGCGGTGAATCCCGATCTGCTCGTGTGCGACGAAGCGGTCGCCGCGCTCGATGTCTCGATTCAGGCGCAGATTCTGAATCTGTTCATGGACCTGCGCGAGCAACTGCGTCTGACGTATGTGTTCATTAGCCATGATCTCGGCGTGGTCGAGCATCTCTCGGATCGCGTGGTGATCATGTACCTCGGACGCATCGTCGAGAGCGCGCCGGTCGAAGAAGTCTTCCGCCGTCCGAACCATCCGTACACGCAGGCGCTGCTCGCCGAGATTCCGCGCATCGATGTGCGTCACAAGACGTTCTCCGCGATTCGCGGCGAAATCCCGAGCCCGATTGCACCGCCCAGTGGCTGTCACTTCCATCCGCGCTGTCCGCACGCCATGCCGCGTTGCCGCACGGAGGTGCCGACACTGCGCGGTGTGGCCATCAATCACGTCAGTGCGTGTCATCTGAACGACAACTGA
- a CDS encoding ABC transporter permease, whose product MTAWILRRVLQAVLVVWLMTLIVFVGLHAIGNPIDILIGQDVDQIDRARIIAQLGLDQPLWRQYLSFIAGALHGELGNSYVYNVPAIQLILQRLPATLELAFAALILAVFIGIPLGLFAGLYPRNPISKLLMTGSIVGFSLPTFWVGLMLIMFFSVHLGVLPASGRGETARLFGVEWSFLTVDGLRHLILPALNLALFKISLVLRLTRAGVSEVLPQDYVKFARAKGLSPLRVVLVHVLRNTLIPLVTVLGLEFGSTIAFAVVTESVFAWPGAGKLILDSINALDRPVIVAYLIVVVCLFVSLNLIVDVLYKWLDPRVRVEAAA is encoded by the coding sequence ATGACCGCATGGATTTTGCGCCGCGTATTGCAAGCGGTGTTAGTGGTGTGGCTGATGACGCTGATCGTGTTCGTCGGTCTGCACGCGATCGGCAATCCGATCGACATCCTGATCGGCCAGGACGTCGACCAGATCGACCGCGCCCGCATCATCGCCCAGCTCGGCCTCGACCAGCCGTTGTGGCGGCAATACCTGTCGTTCATCGCGGGCGCGCTGCACGGCGAGTTGGGCAATAGCTATGTGTACAACGTCCCGGCCATCCAACTGATTCTGCAACGCCTGCCCGCAACGCTCGAGCTCGCGTTCGCCGCGCTCATCCTCGCGGTGTTCATTGGCATTCCGTTGGGCCTGTTCGCCGGTCTCTACCCGCGCAACCCGATCTCGAAGCTGTTGATGACGGGCAGCATCGTGGGCTTCTCGCTGCCGACGTTCTGGGTCGGCCTGATGCTCATCATGTTCTTCTCCGTGCATCTGGGCGTGCTGCCTGCGAGCGGTCGCGGCGAGACGGCGCGCCTGTTCGGCGTGGAATGGTCGTTCCTCACCGTCGACGGGCTGCGTCACCTGATTCTGCCCGCGCTCAATCTGGCGCTGTTCAAGATTTCGCTGGTGTTGCGTCTGACGCGTGCCGGGGTGTCCGAAGTGCTGCCGCAGGACTACGTGAAATTCGCGCGCGCCAAGGGCTTGTCGCCGCTGCGTGTCGTGCTCGTGCACGTGCTGCGTAATACGTTGATTCCGCTGGTGACGGTGCTGGGCCTCGAATTCGGTTCGACCATCGCCTTCGCTGTCGTGACGGAAAGCGTGTTCGCATGGCCCGGCGCGGGCAAGCTCATTCTCGACAGCATCAACGCGCTCGACCGCCCTGTGATCGTGGCGTATCTCATCGTCGTGGTGTGCCTGTTCGTATCGCTCAACCTGATCGTGGACGTGCTCTACAAGTGGCTCGATCCGCGTGTGCGCGTGGAGGCCGCCGCCTGA
- a CDS encoding flavin-containing monooxygenase: MTLSTTTPTSATGLSALEARLRQDLAWLELPAKRWVPERSYNAQPVLDVAIIGGGMAGLAAATSLTHLGVGAVIFDQSPRGFEGPWATTARMETLRSPKQLTGPALGLPALTFRAWFEAQFGVDAWEALDKIPRLQWMDYLRWYRDVLAIDVRNDHRITAITPRGEDGLVELSVTSPDGESKVYARHVVLATGRDGLGGPTIPAFARELPRRFYAHSSDVMDYATLRGKRVGVIGAGASAMDSAATALEAGAASVDMLIRRADIPRVNKGKGAGNPGLTHGHVNLPDEWKWRIRHYVNVQQVPPPRGSTLRVSRHDNARFNLGAPILDVTPVGDELHVRTAKGTFVLDFLVFATGFRIDIDSRPEFAAFSKFVRKWSDRYTPAAGDEDVELSDSPDLGPTFEFQEKTPGTCPGLERIHCFCAPATLSHGALSGDIPAVSEGAKRLAQGLAGTFYREDVEHHYANMEAYEEPEVYGDEWTPAPPPPAVTDTAAAPVDQERLAS, from the coding sequence ATGACCCTGTCCACGACCACCCCGACCTCCGCCACCGGCCTGTCCGCGCTCGAAGCGCGTCTGCGTCAGGACCTCGCCTGGCTCGAATTACCTGCCAAGCGCTGGGTGCCCGAGCGCTCGTACAACGCTCAGCCCGTGCTCGACGTCGCCATCATCGGCGGCGGCATGGCCGGACTGGCGGCCGCGACGTCGCTCACGCACCTCGGCGTGGGCGCCGTGATCTTCGATCAGTCGCCGCGCGGCTTTGAAGGTCCGTGGGCTACGACTGCACGCATGGAAACCCTGCGCTCGCCCAAGCAGCTCACCGGTCCGGCGCTCGGCTTGCCTGCGCTCACCTTCCGCGCATGGTTCGAAGCGCAGTTCGGCGTCGACGCCTGGGAGGCCCTCGACAAAATCCCGCGTCTGCAATGGATGGACTACCTGCGCTGGTATCGCGACGTACTCGCCATCGACGTGCGTAACGACCATCGCATTACCGCCATCACGCCGCGCGGTGAAGACGGTCTGGTCGAGCTGTCGGTGACGTCGCCCGACGGCGAAAGCAAGGTCTACGCGCGTCACGTGGTGCTCGCCACGGGACGCGATGGCCTCGGTGGCCCGACGATCCCCGCGTTCGCACGCGAATTGCCGCGACGCTTTTACGCGCATTCGTCCGACGTGATGGATTACGCAACGCTGCGCGGCAAGCGCGTCGGCGTGATCGGTGCGGGTGCCTCGGCGATGGACAGCGCCGCCACCGCGCTCGAAGCGGGTGCGGCCAGCGTCGACATGCTGATTCGTCGTGCGGACATTCCGCGCGTCAACAAGGGCAAAGGTGCAGGCAATCCCGGCCTCACGCACGGGCACGTCAATCTGCCGGACGAGTGGAAGTGGCGCATCCGTCACTACGTCAACGTGCAGCAGGTGCCGCCACCGCGCGGCAGCACCTTGCGCGTCTCGCGTCACGACAACGCACGCTTCAACCTCGGCGCACCGATTCTCGACGTCACCCCGGTGGGCGACGAACTGCACGTACGCACGGCCAAAGGCACGTTCGTGCTCGACTTCCTCGTCTTTGCGACGGGGTTTCGCATCGATATCGACAGCCGCCCCGAGTTCGCCGCATTCTCGAAGTTCGTGCGCAAGTGGAGCGACCGCTATACGCCCGCAGCGGGTGATGAAGACGTCGAACTGTCGGACTCGCCGGATCTCGGCCCGACGTTCGAGTTTCAGGAGAAGACTCCGGGCACATGTCCGGGACTGGAGCGCATCCATTGCTTCTGCGCACCGGCCACGCTGTCACACGGCGCGCTGTCGGGCGACATCCCGGCGGTGAGCGAAGGCGCGAAGCGTCTCGCGCAAGGGCTGGCGGGCACGTTCTATCGTGAGGACGTCGAGCACCATTACGCCAACATGGAGGCGTATGAGGAGCCGGAAGTCTATGGCGATGAATGGACGCCCGCGCCGCCGCCACCCGCAGTGACTGATACAGCTGCCGCGCCCGTCGACCAGGAGCGTCTCGCATCATGA
- a CDS encoding exonuclease domain-containing protein: protein MAHTGNEVLQVFENVVEDANVVSIPPEGIDPDALARSLPAPMVFVDLETTGGNALEDRITEIGVVEVGPHGIEQWSTLLDPAEPIPPFIQKLTGITNEMVRGQPSFDTLAQGLAERLHGKLFVAHNARFDYGFLKNEFRRAGIGFQADVLCTVRLSRLLFPSAARHGLDALIARFGLAPQGRHRALADADLLWQFWQKLHTLYTPDLIGQAVQRVTKRSSQPPQLPDEAIDALPASPGVYLFYGEGDTLLYVGKSVDVRARVRSHFSSDHQVAKDLRISQEIRRVEVRRTVGELGALLLESQLVKQLQPVHNRMLRRSASLYSWQLTQESDTPQLVSAKTVDFSGAESLYGTFSSRNGAESALRALADEHRLCCAQLGLEKVAKGRPCFGYQVKRCDGVCVGAAPLSEHTQRMREALATLRLETWPYDGPIAIQEHGDNDVEYHVIDRWQYLGSVASRDALDALVDNMPAATGFDPDIYRLLGRRLAALRAAQSTAPAPLTVLHLTRPAFRLSQVERPDAAPRKPRSVALLRRRQPRPEDPDQLRLPFDVR from the coding sequence GTGGCACACACCGGAAACGAGGTCCTGCAAGTGTTCGAGAACGTGGTCGAAGACGCCAATGTCGTATCCATCCCACCTGAAGGGATCGATCCGGACGCGCTCGCCCGTTCACTGCCCGCACCGATGGTCTTCGTCGATCTCGAGACGACGGGCGGCAATGCACTTGAAGACCGCATCACCGAAATCGGCGTAGTCGAAGTCGGCCCCCACGGCATCGAACAGTGGAGCACGCTGCTCGACCCTGCCGAGCCGATCCCGCCCTTCATTCAGAAGCTGACGGGCATCACCAACGAGATGGTGCGCGGGCAGCCCTCTTTCGACACGCTCGCACAGGGGCTTGCCGAACGTCTGCACGGTAAGCTGTTCGTCGCGCACAACGCCCGCTTCGATTACGGCTTTCTCAAGAACGAATTCCGCCGCGCGGGCATCGGTTTTCAGGCGGATGTCCTTTGCACGGTGCGTCTGTCGCGCTTGCTGTTTCCGTCGGCCGCCCGGCATGGGTTAGACGCGCTGATTGCGCGCTTCGGCCTCGCACCGCAAGGCCGCCACCGCGCGCTGGCCGACGCCGACCTGCTCTGGCAGTTCTGGCAAAAACTCCACACGCTCTATACGCCCGACCTGATCGGACAAGCGGTGCAACGCGTGACGAAGCGGTCGAGCCAGCCGCCGCAATTGCCGGACGAAGCCATCGACGCGCTGCCTGCCAGTCCGGGCGTCTATCTCTTCTATGGCGAAGGCGACACGTTGCTGTATGTCGGCAAGAGCGTGGATGTCCGTGCGCGCGTGCGCTCGCACTTCTCCAGCGATCATCAGGTCGCCAAGGATCTGCGCATCTCGCAGGAAATCCGGCGCGTCGAAGTGCGGCGCACAGTGGGAGAACTCGGTGCGCTGTTGCTTGAATCGCAGTTGGTCAAACAGTTGCAGCCGGTGCACAACCGGATGCTGCGGCGTTCCGCAAGTCTCTACAGTTGGCAGTTGACGCAGGAAAGCGACACGCCGCAGTTGGTGAGCGCAAAGACGGTGGACTTTTCCGGCGCCGAATCGCTGTACGGCACGTTCTCCTCGCGCAACGGTGCAGAGAGCGCGTTGCGTGCGTTGGCCGACGAACATCGTCTGTGCTGCGCGCAACTGGGGCTGGAAAAGGTCGCGAAGGGGCGTCCTTGCTTCGGCTATCAGGTCAAACGTTGCGACGGCGTGTGCGTGGGCGCCGCGCCGCTGTCAGAGCACACGCAACGCATGCGCGAAGCCCTCGCGACGCTGCGACTGGAAACGTGGCCCTACGACGGCCCCATCGCCATCCAGGAGCATGGGGACAACGACGTCGAGTACCACGTCATCGACCGGTGGCAGTATCTGGGCAGCGTGGCGTCGCGCGATGCATTAGACGCGCTGGTCGACAACATGCCTGCCGCGACGGGCTTCGACCCCGACATCTACCGCTTGCTGGGCCGACGTCTTGCTGCCTTACGGGCGGCGCAATCCACGGCCCCCGCCCCGTTGACGGTGCTGCACCTCACCCGTCCGGCGTTTCGTCTGAGTCAGGTCGAGCGCCCCGACGCTGCGCCCAGGAAACCGCGAAGTGTGGCGCTTTTGCGTCGCCGTCAGCCACGCCCCGAAGATCCCGACCAGCTTCGACTGCCGTTCGACGTCCGGTAG
- a CDS encoding glutathione S-transferase C-terminal domain-containing protein: MLTLYTFGPAFGLPDASPFVVKAEMLLKLAGVSYRTDRGGFRRAPKGKLPYIEDDGEIIADSTLIRLHLERKYGVDFDANLTPEQRGAAWMFEKALEDHFYWYVVQARWCDDENFAIGPASFFRSIPWPVRPVAQAVIRRKIRNTLHGQGTGRYKPEEASRILARGSQAAAQMLGDKPYFFGDKPCGADATAFAFISGAMSPAFRMPLRNEIEHHPNLTAYVARMRGEFFPEPA; this comes from the coding sequence ATGTTGACTCTGTATACCTTCGGCCCGGCATTCGGGCTGCCCGATGCAAGTCCGTTCGTCGTCAAGGCGGAGATGCTGCTCAAGCTCGCCGGGGTGTCGTACCGCACCGACCGTGGCGGCTTCCGCCGCGCGCCGAAGGGCAAGCTGCCCTATATCGAGGACGACGGCGAGATCATCGCGGACTCGACGCTGATCCGGTTGCACCTCGAGCGGAAGTACGGCGTCGACTTCGACGCGAATCTGACGCCGGAGCAGCGAGGCGCAGCCTGGATGTTCGAGAAGGCGCTGGAGGATCACTTCTACTGGTATGTCGTGCAAGCACGCTGGTGCGACGACGAGAACTTCGCCATCGGACCGGCGTCTTTCTTCCGTTCGATTCCGTGGCCGGTCCGTCCTGTCGCGCAGGCGGTGATCCGTCGCAAGATCCGCAACACGCTGCACGGGCAGGGCACGGGGCGTTACAAGCCTGAGGAAGCGAGCAGGATTTTGGCGCGCGGTTCGCAGGCGGCCGCGCAGATGCTGGGCGACAAGCCCTATTTCTTCGGCGACAAACCGTGCGGTGCCGACGCCACGGCGTTCGCCTTTATCTCGGGCGCGATGTCACCGGCGTTCCGTATGCCGTTGCGCAACGAGATCGAGCACCATCCGAATCTGACGGCTTACGTAGCGCGTATGCGTGGTGAGTTTTTCCCTGAGCCTGCCTGA
- a CDS encoding LysR family transcriptional regulator has product MELRQLEAFAAVMSTGSITAAGRLLGRSQPAITRMIQELEAEIGYALFTRSGPRVTPTEQGFLLFEDVEHVLAGLQQIRARADEIARGQTRPLHVAATSALAAGLVPAALALPGLAHDAQQIQMRSTSPEQVVHAVLTGAADIGVTSLPLEHRGIVVHWIGESACVAAVRSDDPLACHDRLPLAECAGRRIITMQNPYRLRRRLDQAFSQAGVAPAGLIETNASINAMTAVRAGLGVAVLEPVTAYGLPVADVAVRPIDADIPFFFGVITRDARAPSPAALALVDALADAARALLPDFVQRAATEHAQVLQSLYGDLPAPKEAQSS; this is encoded by the coding sequence ATGGAATTACGCCAACTCGAAGCCTTCGCGGCAGTCATGTCGACCGGCAGCATCACTGCAGCCGGACGTCTGCTCGGGCGCTCGCAACCTGCCATTACCCGCATGATTCAGGAGCTCGAAGCCGAGATCGGCTACGCCCTGTTCACGCGCAGCGGCCCTCGCGTAACGCCCACGGAACAAGGCTTTCTCCTGTTTGAAGACGTCGAGCACGTGCTCGCCGGTTTGCAGCAGATTCGGGCCCGGGCCGACGAAATCGCGCGCGGTCAGACCCGCCCGTTGCATGTTGCCGCCACCTCGGCGCTGGCCGCAGGGCTGGTGCCCGCCGCGCTCGCGTTGCCCGGTCTCGCCCACGACGCCCAACAGATTCAAATGCGCAGCACGTCGCCCGAGCAGGTCGTGCATGCCGTGCTGACCGGCGCAGCCGATATCGGCGTGACCAGCCTGCCGCTGGAGCATCGCGGCATCGTCGTGCACTGGATCGGCGAATCGGCCTGCGTGGCGGCCGTGCGCAGCGACGATCCGCTGGCGTGTCATGACCGTCTGCCGCTGGCCGAGTGCGCCGGACGACGCATCATCACCATGCAGAATCCGTATCGTCTGCGCCGTCGCCTCGATCAGGCGTTCTCGCAGGCGGGTGTCGCTCCGGCCGGTCTCATCGAGACGAATGCGTCGATCAATGCGATGACCGCCGTGCGCGCTGGCCTCGGCGTAGCTGTTCTCGAACCGGTCACGGCCTACGGTCTGCCCGTGGCCGACGTCGCTGTGCGGCCCATCGACGCCGACATCCCGTTCTTCTTTGGTGTCATCACGCGCGACGCCCGTGCGCCGTCCCCCGCCGCCCTCGCTCTCGTCGACGCGCTGGCCGACGCCGCCCGCGCGCTGCTGCCCGATTTCGTACAACGCGCCGCCACCGAACACGCTCAAGTCTTGCAGTCGCTCTACGGCGACTTGCCCGCTCCCAAGGAAGCTCAGTCGTCATGA
- a CDS encoding DUF2471 family protein — protein METIDWDQLALSAAERDLAGIVREIAARYAQQRPTAVVPGDTHIDTISLDWRTLVAIADEAEADIGLQARHEPWVLARLLRLPGDEALRRDGVLPSLDAAVDLQWPDAPAPAVFRAIVATFSALADDELAADEAATSSFMAGASALMSTAPAGGSACPA, from the coding sequence ATGGAAACCATCGACTGGGATCAACTGGCGCTGAGCGCCGCCGAACGCGACCTTGCAGGCATCGTCCGCGAGATCGCCGCGCGCTATGCGCAGCAACGTCCGACGGCCGTCGTGCCGGGAGACACCCACATCGACACAATATCGCTCGACTGGCGTACGCTGGTCGCGATTGCCGACGAAGCGGAAGCGGATATCGGACTTCAGGCGCGTCACGAGCCGTGGGTGCTTGCGCGCCTGCTGCGTCTGCCCGGCGACGAAGCGTTGCGCCGCGATGGCGTGCTGCCGTCGCTCGACGCGGCCGTCGATCTGCAATGGCCTGACGCCCCGGCACCGGCCGTCTTTCGCGCCATCGTCGCCACATTCAGCGCGCTCGCCGACGACGAACTGGCGGCAGACGAGGCGGCTACCTCGTCGTTCATGGCCGGTGCGTCGGCGCTAATGTCCACGGCGCCCGCCGGTGGTTCGGCGTGTCCGGCTTGA
- a CDS encoding ABC transporter ATP-binding protein, producing the protein MTSSSSSTSAPLTLEVRNLRTQFITRAGTLPAVDDVSFSLPPGHIMGLVGESGSGKSVTGFSIMGLVDAPGRIVGGEVLFQGRDLTKMSAAELRHLQGNRIAMIFQDPMMTLNPVLRVDVQMIEAVRAHQKVSKSQARDLARDTLGMMGIPSPDERLRAYPHQLSGGMRQRVAIAIAMLHRPDLIIADEPTTALDVTIQAQILSEVQKLARQNGTALIWITHDLSVVAGLADTLAVMYAGRIVEQGAVDAVLDAPQHPYTAGLIGSLPSLNKRGQRLRQIPGMTPNLTNMPAGCAFASRCAYATAVCGERPEMTQTSPGRLVRCFHPGAALQKEMV; encoded by the coding sequence GTGACTTCCTCCTCCTCGTCCACCAGCGCACCGCTCACGCTAGAAGTGCGCAATCTGCGCACGCAATTCATCACGCGCGCCGGAACGCTCCCCGCCGTTGACGACGTCTCGTTCTCGCTACCGCCGGGTCACATCATGGGGCTCGTTGGCGAGTCCGGCTCGGGCAAGTCGGTGACCGGTTTCTCGATCATGGGACTGGTCGATGCGCCGGGTCGCATCGTTGGCGGTGAAGTGTTGTTCCAGGGCCGTGACCTCACGAAGATGTCGGCCGCCGAATTGCGTCACCTGCAAGGCAATCGCATCGCGATGATCTTTCAGGATCCGATGATGACGCTCAACCCCGTGCTGCGCGTCGACGTGCAGATGATCGAGGCGGTGCGCGCGCATCAGAAGGTGTCGAAGTCGCAGGCGCGCGATCTCGCACGCGATACGCTCGGCATGATGGGCATTCCCAGCCCGGACGAGCGTCTGCGCGCATATCCGCATCAACTCTCGGGCGGCATGCGCCAACGTGTGGCGATTGCCATCGCCATGCTGCATCGCCCGGATCTGATCATCGCGGACGAACCGACCACGGCGCTCGACGTCACGATTCAGGCCCAGATCCTCTCCGAAGTGCAGAAGCTGGCGCGTCAGAACGGCACCGCGCTCATCTGGATTACGCACGATCTGTCGGTCGTAGCAGGCCTGGCCGATACGCTCGCCGTGATGTATGCGGGACGCATCGTCGAACAGGGCGCGGTCGACGCGGTCCTCGACGCACCACAGCACCCCTACACCGCAGGCCTCATCGGCAGCTTGCCAAGTCTGAACAAGCGTGGCCAGCGTCTGCGGCAAATTCCCGGCATGACGCCGAATCTGACGAACATGCCAGCGGGATGCGCATTCGCGTCGCGCTGCGCCTACGCAACGGCGGTCTGTGGCGAGCGTCCCGAGATGACGCAGACCTCGCCGGGTCGCCTCGTGCGTTGCTTCCACCCGGGCGCTGCGCTGCAAAAGGAGATGGTATGA
- a CDS encoding GGDEF domain-containing protein, which yields MLTTSLLAITSLLSFMMLLIVGSLLRSRVAGVREWSLANVAVLVALPLFALRGIVPDFLSIPVANLTLAGGLLLYFAGCARFLGQRPHWHALGASLGVLAAAILFFYYGIDNPQMRVVIVSAFHAIWLLAVSVLILRHVPPRRHRYNYWLTAAMAAAFAVAHIVRGAIFVWTPAPGPEVFAPTLFNTIMLTIGTIVMPAMTMGAVLMIHDAMLATAEEAANRDYLTGALSRKHFDLLARQEMVRAVARGWPLSIVVIDLDHFKSINDTHGHAGGDTVLREFVKLVRDSLREGDVFGRLGGEEFAVLLPGTDTPGAIRIAERLRTQASRHLVAGPFGVCHYTLSGGVATWLERESLEALCMRADRALYAAKISGRNLVLSDVLPSDETASEAG from the coding sequence ATGTTGACGACGTCCCTGCTCGCGATCACCTCACTGCTCAGCTTCATGATGTTGCTGATCGTGGGTTCCCTGCTACGCTCTCGCGTGGCCGGTGTTCGGGAATGGTCGCTCGCCAATGTCGCCGTTCTCGTCGCGCTACCGCTGTTTGCATTGCGCGGCATCGTTCCCGATTTCCTCTCGATCCCCGTCGCGAACCTGACGCTGGCGGGCGGCCTGCTGCTCTACTTCGCGGGATGCGCGCGCTTTCTCGGCCAGCGGCCTCACTGGCACGCGCTGGGTGCTTCGCTGGGCGTGCTCGCGGCGGCAATCCTGTTCTTCTACTACGGTATCGACAATCCGCAGATGCGTGTGGTGATCGTCTCGGCGTTCCACGCGATCTGGTTGCTCGCCGTGTCGGTGCTGATTCTGCGTCACGTGCCGCCGCGCCGCCATCGCTACAACTACTGGCTGACGGCCGCTATGGCCGCCGCGTTTGCTGTGGCACACATTGTGCGGGGTGCGATCTTCGTATGGACACCCGCGCCCGGTCCGGAAGTGTTCGCGCCGACCTTGTTCAACACCATCATGTTGACCATCGGCACCATCGTGATGCCCGCGATGACGATGGGCGCCGTGCTGATGATTCACGATGCAATGCTCGCCACGGCCGAAGAAGCCGCCAACCGCGACTATCTGACGGGTGCGCTCTCACGCAAGCATTTCGACCTGCTCGCGCGTCAGGAGATGGTGCGGGCGGTGGCGCGCGGGTGGCCGCTGTCCATCGTCGTCATCGATCTGGATCATTTCAAGTCGATCAACGACACCCACGGTCATGCGGGTGGCGACACCGTGTTGCGCGAGTTCGTGAAACTGGTGCGCGACAGCCTGCGCGAGGGCGACGTCTTCGGGCGGCTCGGCGGCGAGGAGTTCGCGGTGCTCTTGCCGGGCACGGACACGCCGGGGGCCATTCGTATTGCCGAGCGGCTGCGCACGCAGGCGAGCCGTCATCTGGTCGCGGGACCGTTCGGAGTGTGTCACTACACGCTGAGCGGCGGCGTGGCGACGTGGCTCGAACGCGAAAGCCTCGAGGCCCTGTGCATGCGCGCCGACCGGGCGCTGTACGCGGCGAAAATCTCAGGGCGCAATCTTGTACTCTCCGACGTGCTCCCCAGCGACGAGACCGCGTCCGAAGCGGGTTGA